From one Butyricimonas faecihominis genomic stretch:
- a CDS encoding ABC transporter permease, producing MGKNNIFIEAEYEFKRVRRSILFRIFAILALLGAVVYQYSFLSRGDGSGSINDLLQFHMDWSSQALASSIPFKSAYYFNLIQLLLVVSLVVNDLRKYKIGTKEALYSHPQSNREIVTGNFLGKLLVVTLLNGLAFAVSIVINLVLYSHSFDLSYYLFYWITLTFPTLVYFLGFSGFMIRWVRNSGMSLILLVLIFSGLTFGTAHLLHGLLDPCARYVPNMFSDFTGHVNLESYLLQRGSVLLAGIGFFHIVCYFLSKNSEWSFRDAEKLMGGFCLVCSFRLFGFYVL from the coding sequence ATGGGTAAGAACAATATTTTTATAGAGGCGGAATACGAATTCAAGCGGGTGCGTAGGAGTATCTTGTTTCGAATTTTTGCGATTTTGGCTCTTTTAGGGGCTGTCGTATATCAGTATTCGTTCCTGTCAAGGGGAGATGGTAGCGGTTCGATAAATGATTTGTTACAATTCCACATGGATTGGTCCTCTCAGGCTTTGGCTTCATCTATCCCGTTTAAAAGTGCCTATTATTTTAATTTGATTCAACTGTTACTTGTTGTTTCTCTCGTGGTGAACGATTTGAGAAAATATAAAATAGGTACGAAAGAGGCTTTATATTCTCATCCTCAGAGTAACCGGGAAATCGTGACTGGTAATTTTCTAGGGAAATTGTTGGTCGTGACCTTATTAAATGGGCTTGCATTTGCCGTTTCGATAGTTATTAATCTTGTTTTGTATTCTCATTCTTTTGATTTGTCATATTACTTGTTTTATTGGATTACACTCACGTTTCCGACATTAGTTTACTTCCTAGGCTTTTCCGGTTTCATGATTCGTTGGGTGCGTAATTCGGGAATGAGTCTTATTTTGTTAGTGTTGATATTTAGTGGGTTGACTTTTGGTACGGCTCATTTGTTACATGGATTGTTAGATCCTTGTGCTCGTTATGTACCCAATATGTTTTCTGATTTTACGGGACACGTAAATCTAGAGAGTTATCTTTTACAAAGAGGGAGTGTTTTGTTAGCTGGGATCGGTTTTTTTCATATTGTCTGTTATTTCTTATCCAAGAATTCCGAATGGTCTTTTCGTGATGCGGAAAAGCTTATGGGGGGCTTCTGTCTTGTTTGTTCTTTCCGGTTGTTTGGCTTTTATGTATTATAA